The Pararge aegeria chromosome 21, ilParAegt1.1, whole genome shotgun sequence genomic sequence CTGGCTTCTAGGGTAAATATGTATTAATCTAAATTGTGCAATTATTAACAGAGGaagataattaaactttatcatttatttagaaGATCTTTGAAATGGAAGAtgttattaattgaaaatttaaaaaagtgtgaGTATTGCAAAATAACCCTGACAAGAGTACAAAAATCCTGAAATCTTAAGACAAATGATGAGATATGGTAACCCTACACACAGATCGCAGAAATCCATCCCTTCAAAACTTTTCATACAATTTTGGTTCAAATGCTATTTGTTCAAAgaacaaaatatgaaaatttcagctcacttcatttatttcataccaTAGCCATCTATGATTACGCTCTAAAACAACGAGGACGAGAAATATTTCAACTCATTCCCAACATGTTCACAACGAATCTTCGACGTAGTTTATGAAACACATAACAGATGGCGTTTATCAGTAAACTACACCCACAGTACCTACACCACGTTTCATTAGAAATTGTTTGGGTTAGTCGTGACATCGTAATAAttgataacataatattttactgcGTATCGTGTTCTTGTAGTAATATTATCACTTAGTGAGTGAATGTGGCTGCGGAATCTCATTCATTGTTATAGGTAAGAcagcatattttaaaatacctaaaCTACTGAGGGAAATTGTGTGTgtgctttagtttttaagtattCGTAAATAGATTAATTTATCTTACGTATTTGAGATGTGATTATTGTGCTCACCAATGTTTATTAACCAAAGATTGAATCTTTAAACATTGGTCAGTGCATCATATTTTTACAGTTAGTAACTCCATCTATCGTTGGAAGGTAGCTTGTTtgaaatgaatttgaaattttaaaaaaacgctctacttatatttgttattttattgttttaaaagtgAAGTAAAAGAACCGGCGGTGGTTCCGAGATAAGGGATATGCCTAAtaaggtacctacctacaaagttttttttaatatttgccaCCTATCGTGCCATATCTTGCATTTTACAGTGGCGTTTTAGACATATTCGGAATTTTGTACCAATTATGTTCTACGTACACTAAAAACTAGTGCTATACTTTTTCACAGGAAATTTAGTGATAAGTACAGatacagtacctacctactacattAAGCACCTATGTACTCAATCGACTGgtgctggacattggtctttcttgtttttaaaagtattcttaTCTGTTTAGCTCTGTACATTATAcattggaatgccttgcctcttgagaTCCGAGAGGCACAGACGATTAGAATCTtcaaaaaacttgttaaagatcatttttgtctgaatctttCGAAATTTAGTAATgcctataggtacctacttttgttttatttggggATTGGATTGACAATATTGTTCCTGtttattgatattcattgtttagatatatatattaattattagttaatatatatatatatatataggtatctaaatatactatgtatatatgtatacaaatatttatgtttacttatacattaatatgcaccacctacctcccgtcttgagctgtgttttacgctatcggttgccttgaagagattATGTAGCGAAAAGGACGCCTAATTGTACCTATACATCGTGAaaactagtttttatttatatttttatgtggtgtaccataaaattgtattcattaattcattcattatacaCTGTAAACTTAGGTAACATATTATCATcagatcaacccattacagaccCGCTACAGGGCAAAggtacaataagaaggggttaaggccgtagtccactacgctggcccagtgcgggatGGTGGACTCAGgtaaaatatactacaatacaataATGTTACTATGAATACCGTAGGAGCCTTTATTTCCCCGGAAAAAAAGGATATTAGACGGCTCAACTTTTAAACTAAAAGAATTTTGTACTGTTTCAGCGCTTCAGTCAGAATGAGTCGCACACCAGACCCTGCGAAGTTGCTGCTGAGGGAAAAAGTTGCGACCCGAATCGCTCAACTGTCAGCTGAGGAAAAGAAGCGGCAGTCGGAAATTGTTTATaacaaagtaataattattggatagcagcaggctttactttgcggaaatacataatatattatgaaaattaagctaaatttgcaatactccgtgaacagcgggagaatctgtatggtgtaatttataattacttcaatccgtatactccacaccaaacagatcctcggcaatgtaccttctacgcacgtttcgctccgaaaccggagcatcctctggagatgttgactttacaatgaataattgttgacttaacaattatttattgtaaagtacaccatacagattctcctgctgttcgcggtgtatagcaaattaagcttaattttcataaagttataattgTTAATCACATCTTcatcatatacaacgtgtaaataaaaacctaaataatacttcagaggctttagaggtacgttATTTACTGACTCTtggacttatctgtgaaaccgaaatgctaATAGATTTttagtaaaccattgccatagtttttactgaaagaagtcGGACACAGATGTTCAATTGTTGGACATGTTAACCATTCGATCATTCAATCATCGATCGAACCATAAGTTATATAAATCTCTCGTGgtataagttcaaagtttatcgCTGCAATTCTGATAACAGtgttagcaaataaaataaataattttatcttaccTTACCATATTATTACAAGTTTGTTACAAATTATCAATTAGAGATTGCTCCttccataaataaatatgcaagaACTATCTTTAATAAGGTATCTCAGTATACTAAGTTTTCTCAGTTAAGTATGTCCGAATATAAGTTAGGGTTGCCAGATATATGCCCGTGCCTAATGATTCGGGTGATGCGTAGAGaataaaaacgtttcacaaactCTTTGATGTTAACTACCGACAGAgtacaaaaatatgaaaatacaaacacaaattaCCATACCTTttgcaagaaccatagacaagttaggttatgtGAGTTACCTAGTGATAATCGATTGGAGAaaggtaaatataataataataataataaattttatttcaggcatagcccatatacagtgcacttaacatttttaaaaaattaacataaaaagaagcacaaaataaattaaaaataataaaataaacacgaaacaagtattaaaataaatattaaaaattaatataaaataaatgttagtaacgaaataaataatatatgattaggaatcttctttgaataggcgttacttacttacgCAAGCATAGTTTAATAAGTAACTCTAAATGTttgtaattgttgcacgcccaaGTATGCAATATACTATGGGATAAGGTCCCAATCTCCCAATATGATATGacatatttgattaaattctTAAAGACAAGGTAGTTTGTAAgcagatagaaaaatgattgtaaattttgGGGTTGGAAAAGATGTTATTGTCggctcttctctgtagaatctgctttccgaaccggtggtaaagttactacaaaaagatatatttgacgtttctaaagtgcttataagcaGTGCCtacttaataagcacttttggaacgtcaagttttacttgaaataaattaattttgaatatttttgaattttattctaGGTTATCAACCACCCGTACTACAAGTCAGCTCAAAGGATAGCCATATTCATGAGCACCGACCAAGAAGTTAATACGATGCCCATAATATCTCATATCAAGGCCAGAGGGGCGGCCGCCTTCGTACCGCAGTACGCTGGAGGGGTCATGAAGATGCTAAGACTGGAGCAAGATGATGAGAAGACCATGCCTCTAACTAGGCATGGTATACAACAGCACTCGAAAGACCAGCAACGGGAGGATGCTTTGGGGAACGGTAATTGTGAAAACCTATGaaatttgcacgctcgcaatcgaggagtcggtCTCAAGAACGAAATACTTGAACAGCAGAgtaaaaaagtatcttatgcGTAACGTGTTAATGCTCAAATTTGCGTAAATCTCTTCAGCTGGGTCTTTTGTTAAgtctgtaaaattaaaattagaagtaGAGGATTTGATACTGTAAAAATTGTGACATTAAGTCAATTTAACATTGACGGCAGGTATAAAGTTTGATATGAGAAAAAgaatcctcgattgcgagcgagcaaatctcgtACTACGTCTACAGAAAGATGGGAAATGTCTCTAACAGTCCATGTATGTAGGTATGTGTGTACCTATAGATTTTCACTTTTGTAATGCCCATAACGGACCGATTGTAATAATTTTGACCGATATTAAGTCGACGTCGTAACATAGTAAACACTTAGGTCGCTAAGATGAAGCGACCCAAGTGTTTGATATGTTACATTAcgataattttaatattctgtataattatgattttttgttGTAAAGGACTGAGTCGCGGAGGGCACCACGAGGGTAATGTGAACCTAATGCGAATACTATTTCCAGGTCTAGATCTGATTATAGCTCCAGGTGTTGCGTTCTCGAAGAGTGGCGGGCGAGTCGGTCACGGGGGAGGTTATTATGACAAGTACATTACCAACTTACGGGCAAACCCAAATCCACCaaaggtaaaaatatattatactagctgttgcccgcgacttcgtctgcgtttggtttttttttttgatgtagcattaaatttagttgtagaactaaaaaaaaataaagtattcagtatcgctaagccttaaatgaggggtttgctgccgtccgctgaggagttctttcctctatctccaaccacagtttgggcaagattaaacacatattacaacctctatagtacaaaataattatttaaatcggttataatttgtcggagttatggtgtaaaatcgtcaaacactcatcccctctctcaaggaaccgagcttaatgtcgggataaaaagtatcctgtattacttctaacactttcaaaaatatgtgtacaaagtttcatgaggatcggttaagtagtttttgcttgaaagcgtaacaaacaaacttacattgacatttataatattagtagggatgtaccTTACTACCGTTTGAACGATGCGTGCTTATACATGCTTAGGTATATATAAAGATCTTTATTgcactaaaaaattaaaaacagtaattaagtaattacaaataattatcgataaaataataactaatgcGCAAAGAAGTTAATCCTTTTCTCTAGACAAGCCTTAAAAGACAAATCACACGACGGATTCTGCAATAGATCACCTATAActatcaaataaataagatgccacatttcatattatttttactacctTGAACGTATTCAAATAGTTATGGGCTTAGAAATAAATGCAAGAATATGCTGTCATCTAAATTATGAAGTTTCGTAAAATATATTTCGTTAGTACActtaatatgtaaaattattatatttcaattcatattataaatacatgttTTAGAGATACGTATTTTATCACGCTCTCACACactatcacacacacacacacactcacgggtaaaacaatatgtttacacatattttgatatgtctgttaggatttttaaataaacttcacTTGCACGAGCACAGCTCAGTAGATTTTGGCTTGCATATAAATAATTGCATCTTAAAGGCCCCTAGACCCCTGGGGATACCGATTTATCGTCCTATTTCTATGAGACGAATCAATGGTTAGACATCTTGGCCCTAGAggtggacataggatactttgaAGCCCAATAAAACAAACGATTTCGTAACGCGGGGAATTTTAAAAGCCGTAACAAACTAAGAAGAAATTGCGGTTAATAGATAGCTTGTTCATTATAATTAGAACCTTATTGTACGATAATAaaacctattatatatttttagataataGCTGTTGCTTTCAACTGTCAAGTGATGGAAGAGGTTCCCATGAACGAGCTTGATCAAAGAATTGACGGAGTCATCTATGCTGAcgattaaataactattatacaAGGCTACAAAGGGGATATCAACTATGTGGAATGAGTTTTGCAGTTTTAATGTCTAACGTTAGTTTTTGTCGAACATCGACCGACTAGTTTCGAAATCGGCAAGACACAAACAATATACTTCCGCTTACTTTTGTCTTGCCATATCATGCCGTAACGGTGGGCTATTTTAGAGTTTAAGCTGCGgtgtgtaaagtttattttgatcTGTAATTAACGGCTGAAGTCACTTGAATTTTCAACGTAGATTGCCCGACTAGTTGCAAACCAATGTGGGGCTACGCCAAGAGCTCGATTGCGCGACGTGGTATGTAAGTATACGCTTAATTCTTAGACACACGAATTACACGCgcgcataaaattattttatactgctATAACTTTGCTATACTACTCCTGACGCTTgactattttatagtttaaacaGTCGTTAGtatggtttattttattgtttatttattgacggCTGATATCACGTGAATTTTCGACCTATATTAACCGGGTACTTTCAAACTCATAAGTAGTTCTTTGTGTACGGCGTGCCGCGTCGCGGTAGTAAGCTCAACTCAAGCTTTATATACTGTTTAAACTCTAAATTGAGTGTTACACATTCATACAGTAAATAGTAATCAATAGTTTTAGAGCAGCAACTGAACAAAGTTCGCATAAAGAATTACGCGTTGACAACCATGACTTCGCAGATTACTATGGGAATGAAAAGAGATTAAGGCATCAGATCACTATAAATCATTGGTTTTGTTAATGAAAAACGTAACATGTCCTAGGAGTTCACTCTTGTGAATTTATAGATTATCTGGCGATTGAAAAATCGTCCCGGATGTGTCGTTAAAATTTGTGAGGGttgtagattttaattagtATACTTTGTGAAAACTGAAATACTTTGTGTTCCCTTTGTCCCCCCATTTCTATATGATACTGTATGTGAATAccaaaattttatatcataaaaccCGATATATAATTGCATGgcgttaaataaaaagtactgATGTCAAATCGAGAGTTGTGGGGTCCAGTTATAGAACCTACCTACTTCTCATCAATATACACTTTGACTTTTTTCGTCCCATAACAGTGTCACAGTTAATCCGTCCTATGTCTACTATTcatcgaaaaaaaataataaacaaaataatcaagaaaatttatttcattgtttggTTATAAGAAGCATCCTGCTTCGAGTGTAAGTGGCACAGTGCGGCGGCTGTAATCAATCAAACGTGGTCGTTTCATACAGCTAACTTTATTGAGTCAAAGGCATTTTTCTTAAACCAAGAAGGTAatatcgacggccgagtggcgcagtgggcagcgaccctgctttctgagtccaaggtcgtggattcccacaactggaaaatgtttgtgtgatgaacatgaatgtttttcagtgtctgggtgtttctgtatattataagtaattatgtgtattatattcataaaaaaatattcatcagctatctcagtacccataacacaagctacgcttactttggggctagatggcgatgtgtgtattgtcgtagtattattatttattaatttttaacgtCGCAATACAATATGAACGCCTATTTCCCACTTACATGCATTATTAAATCGGACTAGTTACctaagttgatttttttttaactctagaCTAGATTATGAAAGTGAAaatgaattattgtaaaataaaaaagtgaaaatgaattaattataattactatggacatatatttttctaataaattacgtgtattttttttatattgacgtatgttttatttattattttgtaaagaacgaatagttaaataatacttacctatgaatagtggcgtgcactgggtttcttaccagggtatgcatacagcaggaaaattgcataaaatggaaaaaatcctcctcctatacgggctatatttcaatataagggtatgcagtgcttttgtgcatgtatgaagtgcacgccactgcctatgaACAACCGATTGGAACCATTTAAGGAAATGGCCTAattcatcattaccggcccactatagagcacggatctcctctctgAATTAGTaagtagggtttaggccggGGTCTTACGAATACGGGAAATACGAATTGGTATATTTCCATTACCGACaaagcaagttttttttattccactagctagcccttgactgcaatctcacctggtggtaactgatcatgcagtctaaaatagctaattggtttctacgcgacatcgcaccgggaaactaaatcgcttagcggcacatcttcggtagggtggtaactggccaccgCCAAAGCTTaccaccagaccggaccagaggaaattcaaaTTCCATATTACCCCAGAACCCGGGATCACGGGAAGTCGTCGAGTGTAGTTATCACTATGTATTCTCATAGGTGATAGCCAGTGGGTCagacttcggctttcctttcgtgaagaCCGAGTTGGAGATCCGGTAgttaatttaagctatttaaatatcacttgctttaaacggtgaaggaaaacatcgtgaaggaacctgcatgcctgagagttctccataatgttctgagcggcgtgtgaagtttgccaatccgcactcggctaGAATGGTGGACcccggtctaaacccttctcattctgataggagaccctgtagtgggccggtgatggttGATgattgtacgggagctatggtgatacgcttgaccgtaacaataggaagatcttcctccgagcgggtgatcgtgctcggggaccgaggtccgaacattcatttttggaagttgtatatataggcattcttcgtgaacacttcgctagcgcgatgcaggatttttgtagcgccatctagttatgtaatgtggagaccgctacaatgatgacgatgatgatgattctctTTCCCACCACCGTACATTCTACACCCAATCACACAATTCAACTGAACTGTCTGGGGTGTAGCGGGTATTATGGCTCGCCGTTGAGTACCACAtagcctttttttttcttttttatattaatagcgggcaaagtgatcaccgccgctcataaacatctgcagcaccagtggagccaccgatgcgttgccggctttaagaaatttgtttatccgccccttgaataaccctagattgtatttttgagaaaACACATCAGACGgaagattgttccataatttgcaagttcgcggtagaaatgatctggtatttcgaacagtagaagaataaaaacccTTCCTCGGAAAAGAAAATTTTGACATtgtaatttccaaatttccgggaatcgaatcgaagtgatatttaattgcgaCGCACATAACACAAAATAGTTATTGTTGGGTGTAGGTGCAGTTCTGcgattgcgtaaacaatgcattCGGCCAGCGATAATAATATATGCGTTAGCAGCAATCGCGGtagatttgcatttttttttttaaagttccgtTGTCTGTCCGTTTCTTGAATTTTTTGTGTGACCATTTAGCTGCCAGATTCGACTGCCCTATACTGTGCTACTGTGTGAGAGTAGCAATCGGGCGAGtgtaatgttgtttatttttttatttatttttattttttaaactaatcaataataacttagtggttaaggaaaaattgttactaatatactaacaatctatggatggtaacgtctgaattaaatgattattatgattattattatttagcggtttttcaaaaaatttaaaattaatgtatttgaagtaggcctaatataagcacttttgaaacgtcaagtctgtctgtgcgtagtgactctaccaccggtttggaaggcagattttaccgagaagtcGGCAAGATACTCAGTCAGTCAGTTTACCCAGTacgaacaaaaaatattttgtaaatccgtctatacaacgtgtaaatgaaaaccgaaataatacttgacAGGCGTTAgacttacattatgtactgtttgtagagacttttctgtgaaaccgaaaacctaagtttttaagtaaaccactgcaataGTTTTTGCGGtaagaaatcaaatacagccctaacatcacatgcaaaattaagatCAAGTTACTCCGGTCAATTTATTAGGTACGAgtcgcgtagtgtaggtactatgcgcttgTCGtgtttttatcttcaatagggttgtcataaacacttaaaatgttttgacatcgtttgtacggaaaaataaataagcttctattgttttaatatttttacagggtgactccttatgaaacatacttatgcatccttcaatattatttcggaattctgttacacgttgtgtatGACGTAGTTAGGcccaaacatacataaaaaaacattttcaacatCCTCCTTTATGAAGTGGCATAAAGACATTTTCTTGtaagctttaataaataaataataaagtagaataataataataatagtcctagagcgggcagttaccttggctgtgcctcgctgcggtggtttcgaggacgttttagattttatttagtttttaaatagtttattttaggttatatttataattttgtaattaattaaaatctatgaaaaattgtaataataaataaatatactacgacaatacacacatcgccatctagccccaaagtaagcgtagcttgtgttatgggcactaagatagttgatgaatattttttttatgaatataatacacatatatacttataatatacggatacttataacacccagagactgaaaaacattcatgttcatcacacaaacattttccagttgtgggaatccacgaccttggactcagaaatcagggtcgctgcccactgcgccactcggtcgtcttaataaaacgaaattgtcttcataaaataatatctttattacaCACTCTAAAAGGCACTAAGTgcaatacattatataactataataacatACCTAACCATATTTCATACAGCCAGTCTACTAAACCTAATAttgaaacaatatatatatatatatatatatatatatatatgagctaatatattatcattgaattaagaacatacagaatcctcgtTCAACCATTATTGTAAGCAAAGCATTGTGTCCAATCACAGTGAAAACTCCCCGCGCaagtctcactttacacccgcggaatgttggtagctcacaaactttttcccgtTTCACATTTTATGTTGAAAGCTAATGTtcaacagtg encodes the following:
- the LOC120633353 gene encoding 5-formyltetrahydrofolate cyclo-ligase isoform X1; the protein is MWLRNLIHCYSASVRMSRTPDPAKLLLREKVATRIAQLSAEEKKRQSEIVYNKVINHPYYKSAQRIAIFMSTDQEVNTMPIISHIKARGAAAFVPQYAGGVMKMLRLEQDDEKTMPLTRHGIQQHSKDQQREDALGNGLDLIIAPGVAFSKSGGRVGHGGGYYDKYITNLRANPNPPKIIAVAFNCQVMEEVPMNELDQRIDGVIYADD
- the LOC120633353 gene encoding 5-formyltetrahydrofolate cyclo-ligase isoform X2; this translates as MSRTPDPAKLLLREKVATRIAQLSAEEKKRQSEIVYNKVINHPYYKSAQRIAIFMSTDQEVNTMPIISHIKARGAAAFVPQYAGGVMKMLRLEQDDEKTMPLTRHGIQQHSKDQQREDALGNGLDLIIAPGVAFSKSGGRVGHGGGYYDKYITNLRANPNPPKIIAVAFNCQVMEEVPMNELDQRIDGVIYADD